A region from the Chrysoperla carnea chromosome 4, inChrCarn1.1, whole genome shotgun sequence genome encodes:
- the LOC123297758 gene encoding vesicle transport protein USE1 encodes MAISRTEVNIRRLIAKCELMVKDKGNKNEDRLEKYIDSLDDMLIELEKANPKPNYETILEYTSRIQKLKQSLSKNLNDPTRKRLIDNALENSDEDNVQEKVIITQPKFKNIKDELLGLSENGNNSKIQKNENNVDMLLNYHGNMQEKIAEEMLILTRNLKEQTMLAGDIIRKDTQVLKKSSGLAESNFDKLKTESEKLTEHSKRAWKCWMWVMIFVVMAVFINMVLFMKVMKKRIV; translated from the exons ATGGCAATTTCACGTACAGAAGTAAATATTCGACGATTGATTGCAAAATGTGAATTAATGGTAAAGGATAAAGGGAATAAAAATGAAGATAggttagaaaaatatatagattCGTTGGATGATATGCTAATCGAATTGGAAAAAGCAAACCC TAAACCAAATTATGAAACTATCTTAGAATATACAAGccgaatacaaaaattaaaacagtcattatcgaaaaatttaaatgatccGACTAGAAAAAGATTGATTGATAATGCATTGGAAAATAGCGACGAAGATAATGTACAAGAGAAAGTGATAATTACtcaaccaaaatttaaaaacattaaagatGAATTATTGGGTCTTagtgaaaatggaaataatagtaaaattcaaaaaaatgaaaataatgttgaTATGCTTTTAAATTATCATGGTAATATGCAAGAGAAAATTGCCGAAGAAATGCTGATTTTAActagaaatttaaaagaacaaactaTGCTGGCAGGTGATATTATTAGGAAAgatacacag gtaTTGAAAAAGTCCAGCGGTCTTGCCGAAtcgaattttgataaattgaaaACTGAATCTGAAAAATTAACGGAACATTCCAAACGAGCGTGGAAGTGTTGGATGTGGGTGATGATATTTGTTGTTATGGCAGTGTTTATAa ATATGGTATTGTTCATGAAAGTAATGAAAAAACGGATTGTGTGA